The Heliangelus exortis chromosome 25, bHelExo1.hap1, whole genome shotgun sequence genomic interval CTGATGTCAGAAAAGATGAAGGGAGGCAACATGTACTCTGGATTTCCCATTTAGCCAGCCAACAAGTGGGTGATTAGAGGATGCTGAAATCCATCCTCAGGTGCAGTGTAAAGCAAGGCAGAGCTCAGGAAAGGGTTTCCTGActtgtttcttgttttattttccctttattgAGGCAGGGGAGGTCCCACATACCCGTCTGGCTCTGTTCtctccagcctggagctgtCCCTGTCAGCCAAACACagtttgcttctgcttttgggCAAGGTGGTTCCTCTTCCcactggcaggaggagggaatgGCTCCACAATGTTTCCTGCCTTAAAGCTCAGGCTTAGAgtggaaactgaggcagagttTGAAGACTCAGCTCACATAGGTGGCCCTGGAATCAACTGTGCTGTGGTTGTCCCCCGCCCCAGGGTGGGAGTGGAGCTGAATCCCATCTGGAGACTCCATTTGGTTTGGCTTTGGGGACAGTTCAGCTCTTTGTAATATTCTGCTGTCCCCTAGGGCCGACTTCTCAACCTGAGCTGCTCCACAGTTCCCACCTTTGTCCTCTCCATCACAGCCACCACTCAGGTCTGTATGCTTGCAGGATCGGGGTGCCAGGGGTGGGGGAAGCTCTGGGGGGGGGCTTGCATGATCCTTGGGGTGGGGATGGTTTGGGAGAAGCTGGAAACACACTGCTGGATGGGTCCTTGGGGTGGCAGAGCaaggctttgttttttatttggatttctgcatcaccaaccccccccttctccttcaATGAGTTTTGGGGATCTGGAGACCAGTGGTTAAGAtgctccccagcaccagctTGGGTCTTGCACTGTTTGTCCTGACTGCCTCTCTAAAGGAAAGGAGGATTAAAtttgcctctgctctgccctcagcAGTCAGTCCTGGCTGCATGAGGAGTTGTGATCAGTGAGAGATGGAAGAAACCTTCTGGAAGCCTGGAGGGaactgctgcctggctggggacagccctggtgGGGCAGGACACCCCCTTAAGGGTGGGGAatgagagctgctcctctctcctccatccccatgTTCTGGTTTTCTCTGGGGTGTTAAAcccaggtgctgcagctgggtggTAGCTCAtctctcagctctctgctcctccctcaGTGGTGATGGAGACCCTGGAGAGGGAGATACCTCCTGAAGAGGGATGCACCAGAGGGGGGGATCCTTTCCTTCAAAGCATTTTGGAAGCCATGGAATCATTCcacttggaaaagacctctgagaccCAAACCCCAATGCTGATCCCCTCCCTCAGGATCCCAAAtcctcatccctgctgccaggagctATTGTGGATGTCCATCCTGCCCAGGTTGGTGGCTGTCCCTGATGTCCCTCTTGTCTCTGCAGGCTCTGGCTCTGATTGAGCTCTACAATGCTCCCGAGGGCCGTTACAAGCAGGACGTGTACCTGCTGCCCAAGAAGATGGGTGAGTGAAAACAACCCCCGTGGACCTATCCAGGGTGAAGGCAGCCCCCCTGTGGACTTATCCCCCAGGCTGCCAGGGGCTGGTGGGTTTGGATACCAGGAGAAACTCAAACCTGAGCTGGAATAAACTTCCAGCAAGAGGATGGGTCCGTGGGAAGCCATCAGGGGGCAGCAGCCTCAAAACACATGGAGGcggtttgatttcttttctctgctgctggccttgatcccacagccctcctgcttagagggttggtttgttttacttttttttccatgcagccCTTGTGCCTTTTGGTGCACATCCAGCCTTGCTCAGCACCAGACCTTGGGCTCACCTCTGTCCTGGGTTATTCTGACACTGAATCCATAGTACTGGATGGCAAGGACTGCCTGGCCTGAGCCTGCTGCTCCAACCCTTTTCCTACCAGGTGGTGAGTCCCTACATCACCCCTgatcccttttttcctctcccttttcccagaTGAGTACGTTGCCAGTTTGCACTTGCCCTCGTTTGACGCTCACCTGACGGAGCTGTCAGACGATCAGGCCAAGTACCTGGGACTCAACAAAAATGGACCTTTCAAACCCAATTACTACAGGTCAGTgctggccagggctgggggctgcatcTGCCGACCCAGCAAGTGCTGCTGGAGGCATCTCCTTGCActtggggacagcagcagctcccaggagctgtCCCCAAGCACCCACAGCCTCACTAtcccctcccttctcttttaGATACTGATGGACCATACCCATGAAGGACCAGACCACACAAGACAACATTAagagagattatttttaaagatcctttttattttggtttttttttgtttgtttttttttaaacccaaacAGAAGTACCTGTTTTTACATTTATCAATGTGATTTTAAGATCATTTTTgtcgttgttttttttttccttttggtttcaccctttttttttttttttttttgtgctcacATCTCTGTCTGATCTTGGCAGACAACCTGGGCTTTGCTTCTCGCTTTCCTGTGGAAGAAGCCACTGGTGgttcccagccctggctcctggggAGGTTTTCCCTTTCCTGATGTGTCAAGGGCACTTCATTCCTGCAGCAATGtggtgttcttttttattttttaattattctttcttttttccccaccttcccAGCCCATGTTAGTCTCAGCCGAGATCCCTATGGCTACGGAGATGCTGTTTTACCTTACCTTAcgtttctttctttgtgtgtgttaTCTGCAACTTCTAAATTGCCTTAAAAGAGCCCAGTTTTAGCTGCTAGAGCAACGCTCGGAGCGCTGCTTGGGAGCAGAGTGGCGTCTGGTGGCCACCTCGCAGATAGGTGACAGTCCCTGAGCCCTGGCCAAGGTCCCTGTGCCCGAGGTGGCCCAGGTTAGGTGGGGGGGGTTCACTGTTTCAGGGTGCTAATCAGAATTTTGGATGAGGGTCGCCTACCCAGCATTATCTTCATCTCTCCtaggttgttgtttttttggttttttttttttagctaaacTGCACCTTAAttgttaaacatttttttgttgttgttttgtttttttggtggtgttttttctttttttccccccttcttgATCCTTACAGAGCTGTTTtgaagggagggggaagcagcagggatgtggcTGAGCTCACTGCATCCCAGTGGCCCCATCTCCCCCCAGGGGGTGGTTTGAAGGGTATCTGAGgttctgttggggtttttggggtgccgtttcacttttttctttcaagaggGAATGCAGAAATGagcctttcccctcccctcagctccccctcactgccccagcccttccctgccctcctccagcacctttCCATCACCTCCTTCATCCCTTCCCCTGACGTCCTTCTCTTCTACATCTCTTGCAGCTTGTCCCAGGACAGGGTGGTGATGGTGGGAAGCTCCCTACAACCCAATGAGGTTTCTCTTggcattaaatttttttttttttttcatcctcctcAAATTGCTTCTTTCTCCCCAGAGCacagaggaggggaggaggatccccactgccagcacctcctggtACATGGATCATGGAGATGTTGTGCTACCCgaggctgctccttcccctccagctgccccatcccaggggctggggatgcCTTTTGGGTGCTCCCCAGGACTCTGCAGGGTTTTGGGGGGTGCAAAGCTTCTTCttgggatggggaggaagatGGGGACGGATGCTCATGGCTTTGCTCaccctcctcttttcccctcctcttttcctctcctgctttttcccACCCTGCCCACCCTTCTCCTGGGCTGGTGCTGCCCCACTCTCCCCAGGGTATTTTTTGGGTCTTCTGCTTTGTGGGGACCCCTCCATCATTCCTCAAAGTTCAGGAGGTACTCGAGGGAGGTGGGATGGGTGGCTgcaaagaggagggagggggtgtTCCCCCTTCCCTGGGGGACACCCCTGTGCAGTCACAGTcccccccctcctgtccctgtgtgggGTCACAGCTCAGTGTGAGCcagggaaggggtttgggggagcCCACAGGGGGGTGGTGATGGCAGCGccggggctgggagggagaggtTTATTTTGTATATGAATGATTTTTAATGAATGCAATATTAATCCTTGCAGATGAGCAATAAAATCGTTAAAGTCTAATTAaactataaggaaaaaaacccaagtgcTGGCCCTGGTGAGCAGTTTGTTTGGAAGAGCAAGAGAATGCCGTCCCTGGGGCGCTTCTGAGTTGAGTCTGGGTTCTTGGTACTCTCCAGACGGGCTTTGGGCACCACGGGGCCCCTGTGGCTGCTCCAGGGTCCCCAGTTTGGTGCCCCAACCCCTCCAGGGCCCCACGGCTGGGGCCTGATCCCCTCTAAGTTTAAACCCCACCAGGTCGCTCTGTCTGGTTCCACTCTCAGCCCCACTAGGCCCCGTCTTTAGGGCTCTGGATTCCACCCTAAATCACAGGATTTGAAGCTCCATCTGTCCCCGACCCCTCAGCCCGGGCTCTGccccttcctgcctctcccaaCATGGCGGCCTCCAGGGCCGGGAGTGCGGAAGTGCCGCTCCCAACATGGCCGCCCCCACCTCTTCGCCACGCCTAAGATGGCGGCGCGCAGGCGGAGCACTCCCTCCTGCATTCCCGGCCGGGCGCTGCCCCCTTCACGGCCACCGGGGGCGGGGAGCGATGGGCGGGGACGCGGCTGTCTGGACGGGGGGCAGCGGGATTGGCGGCCGCAGCTCCCTCGCAGCAGCCTCGGCGGCCTCGCCGTTCCTCCAGTGCCACtcccaagatggcggcggcgcTGCCCCGGCTCTCTCTGCCGCTCCCGCGAGAAGGGGGGGTGAGTCCTCGCGAGAGCGCGCGGGGCCCAGCGCCGACATGGAGCCGGGCGGAGGCGGCGCGGGGGTCCCGGGGCCGCTGCCGGGGAACAGCAGAGGCCGTGGCGGAGCCGCGGGGCCCGGCAAGGCCCGGGATTTGGGCCGCCCGCCGCGCAAGGACTCCGAGGTCAGCGCTGCTGCCGCTGGGCCCGGTTCcgcggggtgggggggggagggaaagcgGCCTTCCCGGGTGAGGCGGGGCGGACtggaccggaccggaccggaccggaccgggccgCGTCCTCCTCCCCGCTGTGAGCCCGGGGCTGCGACGCTGCGCTCCGGTTCTGCCGCTCGCTAGAGTTTTGACCCGCGCGGTGTTTGGGCTCCGCCGTCACTCCGGGCCGGTCCTGGCCCTTCCGCTCCCCCTGGAGCCCGAGCTTTGGCACCGGTTCCCCTCGGGCCCAAAGCCTTGGCCTGGGCCGCTAACACCGGGGCTTTCGGGACCGGTGCCAGCTCTGTGGGGCCGGCCAGCACCGGGGCTCTGGGGATCGGTGCCAGCTCTGTGGAACTCCGAGGCCCCTCTGCCAGGCCGGTGCGGTACCGGCTGTGCCCAGGGTCGGTACCGGGCCCGGGTGGTGCCGGTTTCCCGTTCATCGTTCTCTTTCCCACCTCTGGGTTGGTTTCACCTGGATGAGACAGGAGGGGGTTTGGTCCTGGGCCACCAGAGGGTCCTGGCAGTGGCCACGACTgcttcagggctgctctggaCCTCTCCCCAGCTCGTGCTGGCTCGGTACCGGCCCGGTACTGGCTCCTCGGGTCTCCGTGTGTCAGGTTGGTCCAGAGATGGCTCAGACCAACCCCTCCAGGTGAGGTGAGGTCCTCCAGGTGAGGACCCCCGAGCCCCCCTGGGTGCTCAGAGGGCTGCATGGGACTGGGTTTATCCCGACTTCTCCAGCACGTTCCCCAGGTCCAGTTTCATATCTGGGTTGGCTCCAGAACCGTCTGGTTCTGTGAGCATCCTCACCAAGGTGGGGGATGCTTGGATGGAGGAGCTCAGCACGGACCCAGCAGCCCTGAGAGAAACCAAGGGTTGGATCTGTCCCTCAGGGGCTCAGGATTTGGGTCAGGAGGGTTCTGCTGGGGTTAAAGGGATTTGATGGTTCATGCCCTAAGACACCTCCTGGATGTTTTTCCAACCTCACCAAAGCTGCTTCTGAGTGTTCCATCCTCACTGTTCCCATCCTTCCAGTAACCTTTGGATTGGGGGGGAGCCCAAATTTTCACCCGTGTCTGCAGAAGGAGCTCTGAGGCCTCCCAGGTCCCACCCCCCCCTCTCCACCCCGAGGTGAAATCCGCCCCCTTCtctcctgctttattttttttggccGTTTGGGGCTCCCGGGAGTGTTCCGGAGGTGGTGCAGTGTCAGGAGCTGCGGAGCTGGGATGGAGAtgcaggaggtggggaggagtTCCCCTGGGAACGATTACACTGCTCCTGCGGGAGCATTTTTGGACTCTTAAAACCGAAAATGCCATCATGGATTTGTGGGGGGATAAGGGGAATTGGAAATATCCCGGGGTGGGGGGTGTTGgaatttgtgtgttttttcctctgcagtttaACTGAATTCCACCTTTGCTTGCAGGGATATTCGGAGTCCCCAGACCTGGAGTTTGAATATGCAGATACTGATAaatgggcagcagagctctctGGTAAGGGGGTTGTCCTGGGAAATCAATCAGTCAATCAGTCGATCAGTCATCCAGGATTTTCTTTCCTGGTGGTGATGAGAGGAGCTCTTCCAACTCCACTATTGCTCTCTTGATGTCTTTCACTGATACTGAAAGTGAGATGTGCAGTTAAATTTTTTAGCCTTATAGCGAGTATGGAATTTGCATTTCCCTCATCCTGGATAAGATTTCCATCTgtgtggctgagctgcagctctctcTGCCAGTTCAGTCCAGGTTTGTTGGgagttttttcctctctgctcctttgaCAGAGCTGTACAGCTACACGGAGGGTCCGGAATTCCTGCTCAACCGCAAATGCTTCGAAGAGGACTTCAGGATCCATGGTAAGAACCTTCTCTTGCACCTCTCAGCCctctggggagggaaagggatcTCCTGGAGGAGACACGGGGCTCAAGGTGTTACTGCTGTGTCAGAAAGCTGGAACTGTACACTGCTGATCTCTGGGTTTGCACTGGAGAGCTCCCGGGTGCAGGGGGGTTGGCCCCAGGGTGCATCTCCCCCTGATTGTTGATGTCTGTGAGGTGGTTGATTGGTACCAGGATGGATTTGCTGGAACATCCTGGCAGCAACTCTGCATCCAGCTCattccagaggaggccctggagctgctgggagggctggaggagctctggagccagggggagagcgtagggggtgttcagcctggagaagagaaggttctgggcagaccttagagcatcttgcagtgcctgaaggggctccaggaaagctggggagggacttgggacaagggcctggagggatgggatgagggggaatggatttaaactggaagagtggagattgaggttggagatgaggaagaaattgtttggtgtgaggtgctgagccccaggttgcccccagaagctgtggctgccccatccctggcagtgttgaaggttggatggggcttggagccccttgggctgggggaggtgtccctgatcatggcaggggcttggaactggatgagttttaaggtcccttccaacccaacccaacccaacccaaattCCATGACTCTCTGTTCCCTTTGGGAAGGAAGCTGCTGCAACCCTGTTTTCCATCACACTGGATCCTTTCGAGCTTTTCCAGCAATGCTGGTGTCCAGGGCAGACAGAGGTGCCCTGTGTCCTCACCCTGcctgctttgtttttgcagTGCAGGACAAGAAATGGACAGAACTGGACAAGAACCAGCACCACACCCACGCCATGAGGCTCCTGGATGGGCTGGAGGTCACTGCAcgggagaagaggctgagggtTGCCCGAGCCATCCTTTATGTTGCCCAAGGTGACACCAGCCTTCTGCCCACTTAATTTCCCCATTGCAACATTATTTTCTATCCCTGTATCTTTCATTTCACCTGGGATGTCTGGAATGAAGCGAGTTCCCAGGGGAGCCAGGCAGTTTATGGGGATTTTGTCTTGTCCTTTTCCAGTCCTGCCAGACCTGGACAGTTCCATCTGAATTTTTGCCTTAAAATtaagaatgttttgttttatttttttcaattcccCCTCCAAAGTGCTCTGTTGGTGTGGGGCGGGCCTGAGGGTCCCTGTAGAGGTGGGGTGCAGTGAGGGTCTTGTTGCAGGCACATTTGGGGAGTGTGGCTCTGAGGCTGAGGTGCAGGCCTGGATGAGGTACAACATCTTCCTCTTGCTGGAAGTGGGAACCTTCAATGCTTTGGTGGAGCTGCTCAACATGGAGATTGAGTGAGTACCAGGGGGAGATGCTGCAAAAGAGGCTCTGGAGCTCCTTGGCAAAAgttttttccagtcagtggcAATCCTGTTTCTGGTCTGTCTCTCCCTATCCCTAATCtgatctctgcagctgctggagtgaTTCCCATAGTTCTGGGTGGATTATTGATGTAGGATTATTCCtgatttaaacagaaattatcTGTGAGCCATACCGCCAGGactggagtccccatcatccctggaggggtttcagagccctggggatggggggcatggggtgggggtggcctgggcagggatgggggaagggttggacccAAGgtctgaaagggcttttccatCCAGatggattctgtgattcagggTTTCACTCTGGCCTGTGGGTTGCTCAAGGCAGAGTTAAAATGTCTCCCAAGGCCCCTCTGAGGCTGTTTTCCCCCTGCAGTAACAGTGCAGCgtgcagcagtgctgtcagGAAGCCTGCCATCTCCCTGGCTGACAGCACAGACCTGAGGtatggagcagggctgggacaggggggacatCCAGGGACAAGGGGGGGACCCAGTGACTGCTGAATGCTTTGGTGGGCTGAGACAGAGCTGAGCCTGGGGAGCTGAGGGattggggatgttcagcctggagaagagaaatggggaaacctcagagcaccttccagttggatggggcttggagcaccctgggctggtgggaggtgtccctggccatggcaggggtggcactgggggagctttaaggtcccttccaacccaaaccattccataatTCCATCCTGGGGCTGTCCAAGCTTTGGCCCCAGCTCTGTGAGCATCATTGGGTCTGCTCAGATCTGCTCAGTCCCAGATGTCCCATGTGGAGTAAGAGTAAAGTGTTAGAAAgccatttttttgtgtgtcctgCTTTAACTTGCAGAGACCTTTTATCCCAGTGCCTGGTGTGGAGCTGGGAATTAGCCTGTGGCtgggctgctccagcctcttccagagccctgggtgctggtggtggctCTGTCACCCATGCCAACCTCTGGTGATTCACCCaaccttgtttttttttacagggtGCTGCTGAACATCATGTACCTGATTGTGGAGACTGTTaggcaggaggctgagggggacaAACCTGAGTGGAAAAGCATGAGACAAACCTTCCGTGCAGagctgggtgaggagcaggcACTTGGGATTTGATGGGATGGAGGTTTCCAGGGGTGAGGAATGGGAGAGTGAGATGGAGTTAAGCTGTAGGAATCAGTTAACAGGGACTGGCAGCACTGGGTTGGTTTCTGCTAGGCTGAGCTGAGGGATGAGCAGAAGCAGCCAACCAACCTTCTCTGCTCTCTGAGTGCTCTTTCCTTGGGGTAAAGTATTTGAATATTGGAGCTGTTGTTTCCTCTCAACACTGAGGTTAAAAATTATGGAGGTTGCAAGGCCTTGGAAAGAAGAAGAACTGAAgattacagaatggtttgggttgcaagggaccttaaagctcatctagttccaacactttgccagagcagggacacctccccccagcccaggttgaGATGGGGGATGTGAGAAACCCTGGGAGGGTGCAGGGGTTATTGGTTGGGGTAAGGGCAGGGATGAGGAAACCTGACTGTCACTGCCATCTGGTTCCAGGAGCCCCCCTGTACAACAATGAGCCCTTCTCTGTCATGCTCTTTGGGATGGTGACCAAATTCTGCAGTGGCCATGCTCCTCACTTCCCCATGAAGAaggtgctgctcctgctctggaaGACTGTGCTGGTGAGGAGAGGTCCTAGGGTGTACTGATACTCTGGGTGTCTGTGTGGCAGAGGAAGGCAGTTCTGCCCTGGGAGCTGGCTGTAATCACCCCCTTCTCCTGACCTTCAGCTGAATGGATTGTGCCCTGTTAAACCCATCCCCAGGTTTCATCCTTGAGGGGAGTGTTGGATATTTGGATACCAGGGGTGGACCCAAAGCAAAGTCCCTGCCTGGTGTCTGGCTGAAGGAAAAAGTCCACACCTGGAGGGATAACCCCCTGTCCCTTCTGTGACACTTCCCTGGCCCTCCACAGCAAGAGCAGTGTGGGGACAGGCAGCTCTTGTTTTACACCCCGGGGGAAGGATTTGGGACTCCTGGAGTGCAGATCCTGcggggaggagaggcagaggacTCCCCTGGTGCCAAAGAGTGCCCTGTGCTCAGGGTGCTTTGTTCTCCCTTACAGTGCACTCTGGGGGGCTTTGAGGAGCTCCAGAGCAtgaaggcagagaagagggagatCCTGGGCCTGCCACCACTCCCCGAGGACAGCATCAAAGTGATCAGGAACATGCGTGCAGCCTCcccccctgcctctgcctccgACCTCattgagcagcagcagaagcgTGGTCGGCGGGAGCACAAGGTGAGGCCAAGGACAGAGAGGTCTGGGGAAGAGtgcctggaaagcagcttggtACAGCAGGATCTGGGAGTACTGtctggctgaacatgagccagcagtgtggccaggtagccaagaaggccattGGCATCTTTGCCTGGATCAAAAACTGtgtccagcaggagcagggacgTGATCGTGTCCCTggactcagctctggtgaggtcACAGCTTGAGGATTGGAGGATTGTGTCCAGTCCTGGGCACCACAGTCTAAGAAAGGCCTTGAGGTCCTGAAGAGTGTCTAGAGAAGAGCTGTGAGACTGGTGAGGTGTTTGGAGGGCATGTCACATGAGGAGcaactgagggaactgggtttAGTCTGAAGAAGGGAAAGCTCGGGGGCCGtcagtccctgaagggaacccacaggaaggctggagagagacttAGGTAAGAATGTCCAGGGATAGGACATGGGGAAACAGTTTTAGagtgaaggagaagaggttcagactgcatcttaggaagaagttcttcagtaggagggtggtgagactccggaacagattgcccagagaaattctggctgccccctccctgcaggtgttcagggccaggttggatgaggcttggagaatccttgtctggatgagaggtgtccctgcccatggggggttggaggagatgatctctgaggtcccttccaacgtCAGctactctgtgattctgtgatcttactgctctctacagccacctgaagggaggttgtggaggggatggtgttggtctcttctcccaagtaacttGCAATAGGATGAGAAGAAATGGGTgtaagttgtgccaggggaagtttagtttggatattaggaaaaatttctttcctgaaagagtggtgaggcattggaatggggagtggtggagttgccatccctggaggtgttgaagaagtgtttagatgtggtgtttcTGGAGATGGTTTTGTCATTGTGGGAGTTGAATTACCcttggactcgatgatcttgaaggtcttttccaaccctgaTCATTCTGTGATGAGGAAGGGGACAACTGGGAACTGGACACCCATGTTGGAGCAGTTTTGTCCCTAGGGTGTTCACCTGCctgctcttctctctgcagGCACTGATCAAGCAGGACAACCTCGATGCCTTTAATGAGCGGGACCCTTACAAAGCTGATGACTCccgggaggaagaggaggaaaatgatgATGACAACAGCTTGGAAGGAGAGACCTTCCCCCTGGAACGGGATGAAGTCATGCCCCCCCCCATCCAGCACCCCCCCAGTGATCGCATCACCTGCCCCAAGGGGCTGCCCTGGGCCCCCAAGGTCCGGTGAGtccctggggagagggaagcagaggctgaaaaatcctgaaagcttcagcagggaggtggggagggtgGTGGAGATGGTAGGATCTGGTGGTCAGTTTCCTGGCTGTTCTTCCAATGGGGTGGGCTCAGCACCATCTCCTTTAGCTGCCCACGAGGCTTTTCCTCAACACCCTGAGCCTGGGGCTGAAGTGGAGATGTGGCTCTTGTTCCTTTTGTCACAGGGAGAAGGACATTGAGATGTTCCTGGAGTCCAGCCGCAGCAAGTTCATCGGCTACACCCTGGGCAGGTGGGTTCCCCAGAGCCAGCCTGGGGTCTGCTGATTTGAGGAGGGGCTTGCTGGTGCCCTCTACTTGGCCACAGAAGAGTCCTGAGCTCTCTGACTCCTCTGCAGGGGGGTGGTCTCTGACCTGTTTGTGAGGAGGGCTCAGGtttgctcctgcctgcacccagcctggctctttctttcccttttccccagtGACACCAACACAGTGGTGGGCTTGCCCAGGCCCATCCATGAGAGCATCCGAACCCTGAAGCTGGTGAGTACATGGATGGATTCCCAGATGTTGTTTGGGtgccccttccccatccctctgcacccATCACAGCTCAGGGCCAGGGGTTCATTATCCTGACTCCTCTCCTGCTTGATCAGGTTTTTATCTAATCCATGGTCTCCCAGGCTGGCCGAGTGCCTCTCCTCACTggtttcctccctctcctcactggtttcctccctctccccactggtttcctccctctccccactggtttcctccctttccccactggtttcctccctctcctcactggtttcctccctctcctcactGGCCTTGTCCCAGAGGTGAtgccagcagccaccacc includes:
- the STRIP1 gene encoding striatin-interacting protein 1 isoform X3, coding for MAARRRSTPSCIPGRALPPSRPPGAGSDGRGRGCLDGGQRDWRPQLPRSSLGGLAVPPVPLPRWRRRCPGSLCRSREKGGDIRSPQTWSLNMQILINGQQSSLSCTATRRVRNSCSTANASKRTSGSMVRTFSCTELDKNQHHTHAMRLLDGLEVTAREKRLRVARAILYVAQGTFGECGSEAEVQAWMRYNIFLLLEVGTFNALVELLNMEIDNSAACSSAVRKPAISLADSTDLRVLLNIMYLIVETVRQEAEGDKPEWKSMRQTFRAELGAPLYNNEPFSVMLFGMVTKFCSGHAPHFPMKKVLLLLWKTVLCTLGGFEELQSMKAEKREILGLPPLPEDSIKVIRNMRAASPPASASDLIEQQQKRGRREHKALIKQDNLDAFNERDPYKADDSREEEEENDDDNSLEGETFPLERDEVMPPPIQHPPSDRITCPKGLPWAPKVREKDIEMFLESSRSKFIGYTLGSDTNTVVGLPRPIHESIRTLKLGEEEVEQIPPEILYQGLLPSLPQYMIALLKILLAAAPTSKAKTDSINILADVLPEEMPTTVLQSMKLGVDVNRHKEIIVKAISAVLLLLLKHFKLNHIYQFEYMAQHLVFANCIPLILKFFNQNIMSYITAKNSISVLDYPYCVVHELPELTAESLEAGDNNQFCWRNLFSCINLLRILNKLTKWKHSRTMMLVVFKSAPILKRALKVKQAMMQLYVLKLLKVQTKYLGRQWRKSNMKTMSAIYQKVRHRLNDDWAYGNDLDARPWDFQAEECALRASIERFNSRRYDRAHSNPEFLPVDNCLQSVLGQRVDLPEDFQVNYDLWLEREVFSRPISWEELLQ
- the STRIP1 gene encoding striatin-interacting protein 1 isoform X2; its protein translation is MAARRRSTPSCIPGRALPPSRPPGAGSDGRGRGCLDGGQRDWRPQLPRSSLGGLAVPPVPLPRWRRRCPGSLCRSREKGGDIRSPQTWSLNMQILINGQQSSLSCTATRRVRNSCSTANASKRTSGSMVRTFSCTELDKNQHHTHAMRLLDGLEVTAREKRLRVARAILYVAQGTFGECGSEAEVQAWMRYNIFLLLEVGTFNALVELLNMEIEVLLNIMYLIVETVRQEAEGDKPEWKSMRQTFRAELGAPLYNNEPFSVMLFGMVTKFCSGHAPHFPMKKVLLLLWKTVLCTLGGFEELQSMKAEKREILGLPPLPEDSIKVIRNMRAASPPASASDLIEQQQKRGRREHKALIKQDNLDAFNERDPYKADDSREEEEENDDDNSLEGETFPLERDEVMPPPIQHPPSDRITCPKGLPWAPKVREKDIEMFLESSRSKFIGYTLGSDTNTVVGLPRPIHESIRTLKLHKYTSIAEVQVHMEEEFLRSPLSGGEEEVEQIPPEILYQGLLPSLPQYMIALLKILLAAAPTSKAKTDSINILADVLPEEMPTTVLQSMKLGVDVNRHKEIIVKAISAVLLLLLKHFKLNHIYQFEYMAQHLVFANCIPLILKFFNQNIMSYITAKNSISVLDYPYCVVHELPELTAESLEAGDNNQFCWRNLFSCINLLRILNKLTKWKHSRTMMLVVFKSAPILKRALKVKQAMMQLYVLKLLKVQTKYLGRQWRKSNMKTMSAIYQKVRHRLNDDWAYGNDLDARPWDFQAEECALRASIERFNSRRYDRAHSNPEFLPVDNCLQSVLGQRVDLPEDFQVNYDLWLEREVFSRPISWEELLQ
- the STRIP1 gene encoding striatin-interacting protein 1 isoform X1, which encodes MAARRRSTPSCIPGRALPPSRPPGAGSDGRGRGCLDGGQRDWRPQLPRSSLGGLAVPPVPLPRWRRRCPGSLCRSREKGGDIRSPQTWSLNMQILINGQQSSLSCTATRRVRNSCSTANASKRTSGSMVRTFSCTELDKNQHHTHAMRLLDGLEVTAREKRLRVARAILYVAQGTFGECGSEAEVQAWMRYNIFLLLEVGTFNALVELLNMEIDNSAACSSAVRKPAISLADSTDLRVLLNIMYLIVETVRQEAEGDKPEWKSMRQTFRAELGAPLYNNEPFSVMLFGMVTKFCSGHAPHFPMKKVLLLLWKTVLCTLGGFEELQSMKAEKREILGLPPLPEDSIKVIRNMRAASPPASASDLIEQQQKRGRREHKALIKQDNLDAFNERDPYKADDSREEEEENDDDNSLEGETFPLERDEVMPPPIQHPPSDRITCPKGLPWAPKVREKDIEMFLESSRSKFIGYTLGSDTNTVVGLPRPIHESIRTLKLHKYTSIAEVQVHMEEEFLRSPLSGGEEEVEQIPPEILYQGLLPSLPQYMIALLKILLAAAPTSKAKTDSINILADVLPEEMPTTVLQSMKLGVDVNRHKEIIVKAISAVLLLLLKHFKLNHIYQFEYMAQHLVFANCIPLILKFFNQNIMSYITAKNSISVLDYPYCVVHELPELTAESLEAGDNNQFCWRNLFSCINLLRILNKLTKWKHSRTMMLVVFKSAPILKRALKVKQAMMQLYVLKLLKVQTKYLGRQWRKSNMKTMSAIYQKVRHRLNDDWAYGNDLDARPWDFQAEECALRASIERFNSRRYDRAHSNPEFLPVDNCLQSVLGQRVDLPEDFQVNYDLWLEREVFSRPISWEELLQ